The following are encoded in a window of Stigmatella erecta genomic DNA:
- a CDS encoding glycoside hydrolase family 55 protein, which produces MTSVRWRRAFTCLGLALGLAQVGEAPAAPWRSALYPSTWKPGDSNPANTAQFLHDFSYAGYRLRQAEPPFRTDRILDVTQAPYYANNTGSADVTAILQKAIDDAGALSGGAVVYLPRGTYRVAPPSGKSAALVLTKNNVVLRGQGPTATFLYNDAPNMRAKSVIRVGPASGGAWTSGGTSTVSVSADLPNRATRVPVASVSGFSVGDWIVLRTDMTSSLINELNMAGLGWESLEGTTFYRRITAIDTTAKTLSIDIPLRAAMKTRDNARVYKIGAHVSEVGVENLAIGMRENTTPGTGGTDFSVPGTGAYEMHDAFAVKLHHTVDGWLVNVKTYRPASNLQDIHLLSNGLDLSFARNITVDSCEFSKPQYRGEGGNGYLFSLRGSDNLIKDSAANRGRHNFNFRSLQTTGNVLFNSRMSEGSLVSDFHMHLSAANLLDNLTLYLDSAEAADRSPYGTIKHGLTSTQSVFWNTNGAQYHPSKSYIVKSQQQGYGYVIGVRGSATRVDIPTGGAAAPTDFAETATSGNELQPQSLYVDQLKKRLGSTAEHEGPVLIYQAENLLPTSAGDASSTGVEAGALNGGLRYHNTSAAGAKVSYTLYPRTVGTFRVGVRTKKNNGRGQYQLDIDGAKQGAVQDNYSSATVWAEEDLGTVSFPDLNPRVFTFTTVGKNAASSGFNIAIDAITLTRQ; this is translated from the coding sequence ATGACGAGCGTGAGATGGCGCAGGGCCTTCACTTGCCTGGGCTTGGCCCTGGGCCTGGCGCAGGTGGGAGAAGCCCCGGCGGCGCCGTGGCGAAGCGCGCTGTACCCCTCCACCTGGAAGCCCGGGGACTCGAACCCCGCCAACACCGCCCAGTTCCTGCATGACTTCTCCTACGCCGGCTACCGCCTGCGGCAGGCGGAGCCGCCCTTCCGCACGGACCGCATCCTCGACGTGACGCAGGCGCCCTACTACGCCAACAACACGGGCAGCGCGGACGTGACGGCCATCCTCCAGAAGGCCATCGACGACGCGGGGGCGCTCAGCGGGGGCGCCGTGGTGTACCTGCCCCGGGGGACCTACCGGGTAGCGCCCCCGTCCGGCAAGAGCGCCGCCTTGGTCCTGACGAAGAACAACGTCGTGCTCCGGGGCCAGGGGCCCACCGCCACCTTCCTCTACAACGACGCCCCGAACATGCGCGCCAAGAGCGTCATCCGGGTGGGCCCCGCCTCGGGCGGCGCGTGGACCTCCGGCGGCACCTCCACCGTGTCCGTCAGCGCGGACCTGCCCAACCGCGCCACGCGCGTTCCCGTCGCCAGCGTGTCCGGCTTCAGCGTGGGTGACTGGATCGTCCTGCGCACGGACATGACTTCCTCGTTGATCAACGAGCTGAACATGGCGGGCCTGGGCTGGGAGTCCCTGGAGGGGACGACGTTCTACCGGCGCATCACCGCCATCGACACCACCGCGAAGACGCTCAGCATCGACATCCCCCTGCGCGCCGCCATGAAGACCCGGGACAACGCGCGGGTCTACAAGATTGGCGCCCACGTGTCGGAGGTGGGCGTGGAGAACCTGGCCATCGGCATGCGGGAGAACACGACGCCGGGCACCGGGGGCACGGACTTCTCGGTGCCCGGCACGGGGGCGTACGAGATGCATGACGCCTTCGCCGTGAAGCTGCACCACACCGTGGACGGGTGGCTCGTCAACGTGAAGACCTACCGGCCCGCGTCCAACTTGCAGGACATCCACCTGCTGTCCAACGGGCTCGACCTGTCCTTCGCCCGCAACATCACCGTGGACAGCTGCGAGTTCAGCAAGCCCCAGTACCGGGGCGAGGGCGGCAACGGCTACCTGTTCTCCCTCCGGGGCAGCGACAACCTCATCAAGGACAGCGCGGCGAACCGGGGGCGGCACAACTTCAACTTCCGGTCCCTGCAGACCACCGGCAACGTGCTGTTCAACAGCCGGATGAGCGAAGGCAGCCTGGTGTCCGACTTCCACATGCACCTGAGCGCGGCCAACCTGCTGGACAACCTCACGCTCTACCTGGACAGCGCCGAGGCTGCGGACCGCTCCCCCTACGGGACGATCAAGCACGGCCTCACCAGCACGCAGAGCGTGTTCTGGAACACGAACGGGGCCCAGTACCACCCGAGCAAGAGCTACATCGTCAAGTCGCAGCAGCAGGGGTACGGCTACGTGATTGGCGTTCGCGGCAGCGCCACCCGGGTGGACATCCCCACGGGAGGGGCGGCGGCCCCCACCGACTTCGCGGAGACGGCCACCTCCGGCAACGAGCTGCAGCCCCAGTCCCTCTACGTGGACCAGCTCAAGAAGCGGCTGGGGAGCACCGCGGAGCACGAGGGCCCGGTGCTCATCTACCAGGCCGAGAACCTGCTCCCCACCAGCGCGGGCGACGCGTCCTCGACGGGTGTCGAGGCCGGGGCCCTCAACGGCGGGCTCCGCTACCACAACACCAGCGCCGCGGGCGCCAAGGTCTCCTACACCCTGTACCCGCGCACGGTGGGCACCTTCCGGGTGGGCGTGCGCACGAAGAAGAACAACGGCCGCGGGCAGTACCAGCTCGACATCGACGGGGCCAAGCAGGGCGCGGTGCAGGACAACTACTCCAGCGCCACGGTGTGGGCGGAGGAGGACCTGGGCACGGTGAGCTTCCCGGACCTCAACCCGCGCGTCTTCACCTTCACCACCGTGGGCAAGAACGCCGCGAGCAGCGGCTTCAACATCGCCATCGACGCCATCACCCTCACCCGTCAGTAG